The sequence AGTAGCTTTTACCAAACACTTCAAAAAGTTCACATTAGATTTcacagttttttttttgttttttttaaatattttatctCCTATAATTGTAAACCCCCTTTCTCGGTGTCTCAACTAAGCTAAAAACGAACTGGATACGTCtggtcataagagataatattggtggaATGTGAAGTTCAACTCCTTAAGCTGTAGCTAATATTGGTGGAATGTGAAGTTCAACTCCTTAAGCTGCTAAGCTACAACTCACTTAACACACCGTCTTCTTTCAGTCTAGGGTTTAATCTGTTTGACCAAAGCTTCAAACAAGGTAATCATTCTAACAAAACTTGTAATTCTTGTAGGAATTTTGTTTACAGTGATCATCCAAGTATACTTTGCTCGATTTAATTTCGACTTAGATTATAATAATTCTCCAATTTGGCTCCCAAATTTTGACTACGTGGACCACTGGGTCATGCGATTCGATTTCATAATCTCACTTTTCTTTAATATCTACTCTAACTTAGCGTTTTGTAGATCCGAATCTTAGTTAAAGTCCAAGAAATGGAATCTAATTTGGAACTGTATTTGATAGAGTAGCATATAGTCTACTACTAATTTATTAACATTTCACTCTGTTTAAGTTTTCAGGTAAATTTGTTCACCTTTTTATGCAATGTTACCATCTAAGGTTCTTGGCAGTGTTACTAAGAGGAAATCTTTCCTACCCAACAAAAAAAATTCAAACTTTTTAAGTAATTTGAAGCTAAAAGTTGCTGATAAGGATACTAGTATAGATACATCCAATGTAAGTATATCTTATACATCTGAGAAGCAAGTATACGACATGGGCGATGGAAATTGTACTTATACAGGCTTACTTGGTTCATCAAAAGGTCAAATGTAAGTATCATTGTATGTTGTAGTTACATGTGATCAtatttatcaattatcaatatattttaatatatgtagttTGTTGTATATGTTAATAGTTAAATTTAACATTTGTTTTTGTTAAATGTAAGCTAACTAGGATGTTCGACAACAATGCAGACGTCAACCGCGTGTTGGTGGTACTTTACTGCCACAAATATGCATGTCAAATTGTACTTATAGAACACATTATACTGATAGTATTACAAGTTCACAACATAAGGTACAATCTACCTGTGATGCTCACGCTATCAATTATTTACAATCTACAACAGTTTTTTTTTGGTGTTTTTGAGCGTCGTGACGTGGTGTAAGGTTGTATAAAAAGAAGAGTAATCACATAGTGCTTGTTTCATTgtgttatgttgaccttttaattaatctataaattttaaataatataaatataaatattgcagTTATTAGGAAATATCCCAAAATATGTGAAGATAGTGGAAGTTGGTCCACGGGATGGACTGCAAAACGAGAAGGATATTGTACCTACTTCTGTAAAAGTTGAATTGATCAAAATGTTAGTCGATTCAGGGCTGCTAGTAGTTGAAGCCACCAGTTTTGTTTCGCCAAAATGGGTCCCACAGGTAATAACACATTTTGTTTGAATCAATAAAATGATGAACTTGTCCCTTATTAGGGTTTAATCTATAGCTTAATGTAACATGTTTTTACCATTTCTTTGCTTTTGGATTAAATACAGAGCTGTTGTTCAAACTTTTATTAAGTACAACTGAATTTGCAGTTGGCAGATGCTAAAGATGTAATTGAAGGAATTAAAAGTGTTGGTGGTGCTACATTCCCTGTTCTAACACCAAATCTTAAGGTTAAATACTTAAGTAATAAGTTGCGTTAATTTGTCAAAAATTGGTACAACTTATATATACTACCGGCGATTGATTTCACTATATTCCAGGGATTAGAGGCAGCTATCACAGCCGGAGTGAAGGAAGTGGCAGTTTTTGCGGCTGCTTCGGAGTCGTTTTCACGGTCAAACATTAACTGTAGCATAGACGAAAGTCTTGCTCGTTATCGGGATGTTACGTCTGCTGCTAGGGAACACTCCATCCCTGTACGCGGGTAGGTATTTACTCTAGCTTATATACAAGAGCCGTCTCAGCTAATATACTATATAAAGAGTCAAAGAATTAACATAAACTACATTAGCTATAGCCATAATAGTTCGATAGATCAAAAGTTGCCTCGTGTATCTTTAAAATGCATGAGCCTCTATTTAGTTattattagattttttttttttccttttttttttttttattagaatttttttttttgtgtgtgtgtcaTGTTTGGCAAACTACCTATCCATATAAGATGTACAAATTTTGGATAACAAGTGTTTAGTGTCAACTTGACTTGACCCAATTTGATGATAACAAAAATTAGGTATTTAAACTTAAACCTGTTATCAAACCTTTCTGACTCACCCATTTTTATAAATTCTGAAACTTTTATAGTGATTAATATATCTATTTGACCAGATACATATCATGTGTTGTTGGATGTCCAATGGAAGGAGATGTACATCCGTCTAAAGTGGCATATGTTGCTAAAGAACTTATAACAATGGGATGCTATGAAATATCCCTTGGTGATACTATTGGCGTTGGTACTCCGGGTATATATTGTTAATCTTTcataatcatacatatatatattgttaacttGTAAAGTGTATTAATTCCAAATTATGTCTCTTATAGCATTTTCTTTTTTCTTTACTCTGCCCTCCTTTTGTTAGGTACTGTTATTCCCATGATTGATGCCGTTAAAAATGTTGTCCCAGTAGAGAAGCTAGCTGTACATTTTCATGATACATATGGCCAAGCTCTTTCAAATATCCTTATCTCACTCCAAGTACAATTCTTTAATCTTGAATATTTTTTACCAGGAAATTGTAATTTTTATTGACTTTTTGTGATATTTAATCAGATGGGGATTAATGTGGTGGATTCATCTGTATCGGGTCTTGGGGGTTGCCCGTATGCAAAAGGTGCTACAGGTAATGTTGCAACAGAGGATGTTGTTTATCTGCTTAATGGGCTCGGTGTGAAGACCAACGTTGACCTTAGAAAGCTCATGTTAGCTGGAGATTTTATCAGGAAGCATTTGGGTCGTCCATCTGAGTCTAAAGCCGCAATTGCCTTAAGTAAAACCACGTTTTGTGCTTCCAAGTTATAAGGTATCCTTTGATAATTAAAAAATGTGATGTGGATAATCTCATTGTTTTAATCTTGGCATTGTGCCCAAATTTAAACACTTCAAACACCAAAATTACATTGAACACTTTTTTTTTATACAGCAAAATTCCTCCGTGTGTGTTTGGTTTATGGGATGAGATTGAAACCCGCCTACTTATAAATAATCAAACCTTAGTAAGACGACGCATTACGGATTGTCAAGTGTAACTTTTGAGGAAAATAATGCCCGTTATTTTTGACAATTTTTGGGCGCCAGTTGCTATTTTTCTTGCAATGGACAAATGGAGAAATTCGACGCCTAATCACAATTTGACATCTTGTTTCCATACTATTAATTTATTACTTTTCACTCCACTTCCAATCATATTTTACTTTACCACCTAAAACTTTTCCACTCAAAGTTGACATTCGTTGCAACGTCCAAAAATCTACATCCCATCAAAAACTGACACTGACACTACAGTAAAAAAACCCTTAATTTTATCAATTGTCCATCATCATCCTTGACTTATGATGGTTCATTAGGTGGAATTTATTAAGGTTAAATGTTAAATGAAAGactaataatatatagatataaaagtgtTGGGATAACATCTATTTATGGATGCCTCAACAATAATATACATATAAAAGGTGTTCAGGTTAAATTGCGGAGCATGTTGTTCTGATTTTCTCTTCTTTGATGGAGTTTGAATTGGAGTTTTCGTTTTCTTCTTGTTCGGGTAAATCTTCTTGTTCGGGTAAAGCTATTTGGTTCTCTAAGGTGGACGGCAAACCCTTCAAGCCGATTTCAAAGGAAAAGAAAGTGGTGAGATGGACAATTTAGCAAGTGTAGGGATAACTTGATGGGTGGCACCGGTTCGACGGGTTTGTAGAGTTGCGGTTAATGTTCGGTTTTAAAATTCGTGTCTTTTCATTTAGTTCGTTTAGAGTGCGCTGTTTATGTTTTGTCATTAGCTCCTTCACGACATAAAATATGTCTTGCGTGGCTCTTGTCAGATTAGTTTGTCTTATAAATTATCGAATAAACTAGTATAAGCTCTTATAACCTAGCACAAGCTCTCATAAATCAGCGTAAACTTTCATAAGCTAGTTTTTTTTTGGGTTAGCGAGGAAACCTAACaaaattagaattattatataaactAGCATATTGTAATTTTAATTGTAAtcctaatt comes from Rutidosis leptorrhynchoides isolate AG116_Rl617_1_P2 chromosome 4, CSIRO_AGI_Rlap_v1, whole genome shotgun sequence and encodes:
- the LOC139845219 gene encoding uncharacterized protein isoform X2, whose product is MLPSKVLGSVTKRKSFLPNKKNSNFLSNLKLKVADKDTSIDTSNVSISYTSEKQVYDMGDGNCTYTGLLGSSKGQIRQPRVGGTLLPQICMSNCTYRTHYTDSITSSQHKLLGNIPKYVKIVEVGPRDGLQNEKDIVPTSVKVELIKMLVDSGLLVVEATSFVSPKWVPQLADAKDVIEGIKSVGGATFPVLTPNLKGLEAAITAGVKEVAVFAAASESFSRSNINCSIDESLARYRDVTSAAREHSIPVRGYISCVVGCPMEGDVHPSKVAYVAKELITMGCYEISLGDTIGVGTPGTVIPMIDAVKNVVPVEKLAVHFHDTYGQALSNILISLQIHLYRVLGVARMQKVLQVMLQQRMLFICLMGSV
- the LOC139845219 gene encoding uncharacterized protein isoform X1, which codes for MLPSKVLGSVTKRKSFLPNKKNSNFLSNLKLKVADKDTSIDTSNVSISYTSEKQVYDMGDGNCTYTGLLGSSKGQIRQPRVGGTLLPQICMSNCTYRTHYTDSITSSQHKLLGNIPKYVKIVEVGPRDGLQNEKDIVPTSVKVELIKMLVDSGLLVVEATSFVSPKWVPQLADAKDVIEGIKSVGGATFPVLTPNLKGLEAAITAGVKEVAVFAAASESFSRSNINCSIDESLARYRDVTSAAREHSIPVRGYISCVVGCPMEGDVHPSKVAYVAKELITMGCYEISLGDTIGVGTPGTVIPMIDAVKNVVPVEKLAVHFHDTYGQALSNILISLQMGINVVDSSVSGLGGCPYAKGATGNVATEDVVYLLNGLGVKTNVDLRKLMLAGDFIRKHLGRPSESKAAIALSKTTFCASKL